A DNA window from Bdellovibrio sp. BCCA contains the following coding sequences:
- a CDS encoding rhodanese-like domain-containing protein gives MTVKLVNFESKTENPHYEGVYDIAPVELQKMMTNVKMIDVRQPEEYVGELGHVPGSELIVLDTLPDHLSKLPKDQTVVFICRSGGRSAKATAYAMMNGLTHVYNMQGGMLLWNDLQLPVER, from the coding sequence GTGACAGTGAAGTTAGTAAACTTCGAATCAAAAACTGAAAACCCTCATTATGAGGGAGTCTACGACATTGCTCCCGTGGAGCTGCAAAAAATGATGACGAACGTAAAAATGATCGATGTTCGTCAACCGGAAGAATACGTCGGTGAGTTGGGTCACGTGCCTGGATCTGAACTTATCGTGCTGGACACTCTTCCCGATCACCTTTCTAAACTTCCCAAAGACCAAACGGTCGTCTTCATCTGCCGTAGCGGCGGTCGCTCTGCCAAAGCAACGGCTTATGCGATGATGAATGGACTGACTCACGTTTATAATATGCAAGGCGGAATGCTGCTATGGAATGACCTTCAGCTTCCGGTTGAAAGATAA
- a CDS encoding M13 family metallopeptidase, whose protein sequence is MLKLLLISSLALSAQAKTAKPVVPSSAIPEKREFPLNTDVNPCDDFHKYVCSKAEAAFKLRDDRSIHLFAFSDSRERLLEVKKKFMKELPLKKDLDPRTEQIRGMYLSCMNAPERAKDEKAVVTKITQEVEKIKTPEELIRYSHANMPRGLGNMVSLWASPNLDDPKKMDSMLYANFMLLPDHKYYEQPELLKEYENLLTVFFRNIYPHIKKSEAKTKAQSVIALEKEFIKTYPVTAVRHQRWSEKRVSTQADLVKKYPNLQLGLIFEKVPPELVINTPIPEAFDFVNAQITTRPLEVWKDIYLYKALQDQMDDAYQKFFKTGFNFEKKFFGGPQKRPDRQERCTNVATDHFMKELDAALVDKVFPNFDETKINEVASRIRQSILDGLSANTWLSKEGKKEAIAKIKTARLQLVKPHTDKEWDFMPLRTYSKNNYVQNVMKYNEARWEKTMKEVREPANQDSWGMGPLTVNAYYSSNENKFVLPIGILQYPFYDKDGSVIENLGAVGAVIGHELGHSIDDSGSKYDSQGRLKQWMTTKDIMEFNLRGQKMIDQFAKADHDGKLTLGENVADLVGLTFAYNAAFPQGKGSIEDKKKFFVAYGRLWCSVTRPDFDKLMRKTDPHAAGWARINEQVKHQAAFSETFQCKEGDKMTLPESERVHIW, encoded by the coding sequence ATGCTTAAACTACTTTTGATCTCCAGTTTGGCGCTTTCCGCTCAAGCGAAAACGGCAAAGCCTGTTGTTCCTTCTTCTGCGATTCCAGAAAAAAGAGAATTCCCTCTTAATACGGACGTGAACCCTTGTGATGACTTTCACAAATACGTTTGTTCAAAAGCTGAAGCGGCGTTCAAGTTGCGCGACGACCGCAGCATTCACTTGTTTGCGTTCAGCGACTCTCGCGAGCGTCTTTTAGAAGTGAAAAAGAAATTCATGAAAGAACTTCCTCTAAAAAAAGATTTAGATCCGCGCACGGAACAAATTCGCGGCATGTATCTTTCTTGCATGAATGCTCCGGAAAGAGCGAAAGACGAAAAAGCCGTCGTCACAAAAATCACTCAGGAAGTTGAGAAAATTAAAACTCCTGAAGAGTTGATCCGCTACTCTCACGCCAATATGCCAAGGGGCTTGGGCAATATGGTTTCGCTTTGGGCGTCTCCGAACTTGGATGATCCAAAGAAAATGGATTCCATGCTTTATGCGAATTTCATGCTTCTTCCAGATCACAAATATTATGAACAACCGGAATTGCTGAAAGAGTATGAAAATCTTCTGACTGTATTCTTCCGAAATATTTATCCGCATATTAAAAAATCCGAAGCAAAAACCAAAGCGCAAAGCGTGATTGCTTTAGAAAAAGAGTTTATTAAAACATATCCTGTGACGGCAGTTCGCCACCAACGTTGGAGCGAAAAGCGAGTGAGCACGCAAGCAGACCTAGTAAAGAAATATCCAAATCTTCAACTGGGTTTGATCTTTGAGAAAGTTCCGCCGGAACTTGTTATCAACACTCCAATTCCAGAGGCTTTTGATTTCGTGAATGCGCAAATCACGACTCGTCCGTTGGAGGTTTGGAAAGATATTTATCTGTACAAAGCGTTGCAAGATCAGATGGACGACGCTTACCAAAAGTTTTTCAAAACAGGATTTAACTTTGAAAAGAAATTCTTTGGTGGCCCGCAAAAACGTCCGGATCGTCAAGAGCGCTGCACGAACGTCGCTACAGATCATTTTATGAAGGAACTTGATGCTGCTTTGGTTGATAAGGTGTTTCCGAACTTTGACGAAACAAAAATCAATGAAGTGGCTTCTCGCATCCGTCAAAGCATCTTGGATGGCTTGAGTGCAAACACATGGCTTTCTAAAGAAGGCAAAAAAGAAGCGATTGCAAAAATCAAAACAGCTCGCTTGCAACTCGTGAAACCTCATACAGACAAAGAGTGGGATTTCATGCCTCTTCGTACGTACTCGAAAAACAATTATGTGCAAAACGTGATGAAGTACAACGAAGCTCGCTGGGAAAAGACGATGAAAGAAGTCCGCGAACCTGCCAACCAAGATTCTTGGGGTATGGGACCGTTGACTGTGAATGCGTACTACAGCAGCAACGAAAACAAATTCGTTTTGCCTATCGGAATTTTGCAATATCCATTCTATGACAAAGACGGATCCGTGATTGAAAACCTAGGTGCTGTTGGTGCGGTGATCGGTCATGAATTGGGCCACAGTATTGATGACAGCGGCTCTAAATACGACTCTCAAGGTCGCTTGAAACAATGGATGACGACAAAAGACATCATGGAGTTCAATCTGCGCGGTCAAAAAATGATCGATCAATTCGCGAAGGCGGATCACGACGGAAAACTGACTTTGGGTGAAAACGTGGCGGATCTTGTAGGCCTCACGTTCGCTTACAATGCGGCTTTCCCGCAAGGTAAAGGCAGCATAGAAGATAAGAAAAAATTCTTCGTGGCTTACGGCAGACTATGGTGTTCCGTGACTCGCCCGGATTTCGATAAGCTGATGAGAAAAACCGATCCGCATGCCGCTGGTTGGGCTCGCATCAATGAGCAGGTGAAACATCAAGCCGCTTTCTCTGAAACATTCCAGTGCAAAGAAGGCGACAAAATGACCTTGCCTGAGAGCGAACGCGTCCACATTTGGTAA
- a CDS encoding HAD-IG family 5'-nucleotidase — protein sequence MPGKVFVNRTLNLKKIRYIGVDMDHTLVRYNSENFERLSHTTMIEKLIKRGYPEALRKLTFDYNYAIRGLVIDRKMGNLLKLNRYTAIRASYHGLKPLDFKSHQKLYKSTYIDLSNSDYLAVDTSFSISLANLIAQIVELKDTDLANKYPEYSQIADDVLDALDEAHRDGSLKEVVKKNLDHYIIKDPQLVAGLEKFRRHGKKIFVLTNSDFHYTKLLLDYAIQPFLKEHKSWQDLFEIVITFASKPKFFYENQKYLRVNPADGTMTNMEGKLTPGIYQGGNAKKFTNDLDLAGDDILYIGDHIYGDILRLKKDCNWRTAMVIEELDIEVDNNKKAEPINQEIEVLMKKKEPLEDELTEIMTRKIEKAADINESQIETLQKSISEIDAQISQLIKKQQSMYNGNWGQLMRAGNEESYFAYQLDRYACVYMEKLADLLDLSPRTYFRAPRRPLAHEIY from the coding sequence ATGCCTGGAAAAGTATTTGTAAATAGAACGTTGAATCTAAAAAAGATTCGCTACATCGGCGTCGACATGGACCACACTTTGGTTCGTTATAACAGTGAAAACTTTGAACGCCTTTCTCACACGACAATGATCGAAAAGTTGATCAAGCGCGGTTATCCTGAAGCTTTGCGCAAGCTCACTTTTGATTATAACTATGCGATCCGCGGACTTGTGATCGACCGTAAGATGGGAAATCTTTTGAAACTCAATCGCTACACGGCGATTCGTGCGAGCTACCATGGTTTAAAACCATTGGATTTCAAAAGCCATCAGAAGCTATACAAGTCGACTTACATTGATTTGAGTAACTCAGATTATTTGGCTGTCGATACGTCTTTCTCGATTTCTTTGGCGAACTTGATCGCGCAAATCGTTGAATTGAAAGATACGGATCTTGCGAACAAGTATCCTGAGTATTCGCAAATTGCGGATGACGTCTTGGATGCTTTGGATGAAGCTCACCGCGATGGCTCACTGAAAGAAGTCGTTAAAAAGAATTTGGATCATTACATCATCAAAGATCCACAATTGGTGGCAGGTCTTGAAAAGTTCCGTCGTCATGGGAAAAAGATTTTCGTGTTAACGAACTCTGATTTCCACTACACGAAATTGCTTTTGGATTACGCGATTCAACCTTTCTTGAAAGAGCACAAATCTTGGCAAGATCTGTTTGAGATCGTGATCACTTTTGCTTCTAAGCCTAAGTTCTTCTATGAAAATCAAAAATATCTTCGCGTGAATCCTGCCGATGGCACGATGACGAATATGGAAGGCAAGCTGACTCCGGGGATCTATCAAGGCGGAAACGCAAAGAAATTCACGAACGATCTTGATTTGGCTGGGGACGACATCCTGTACATCGGCGACCATATCTACGGCGACATCCTGCGCTTGAAAAAGGATTGTAACTGGAGAACCGCGATGGTGATCGAAGAACTCGACATCGAGGTGGACAACAACAAAAAGGCTGAGCCTATCAATCAGGAAATCGAAGTCTTGATGAAAAAGAAAGAGCCTCTTGAAGACGAACTGACTGAGATCATGACCCGCAAAATTGAAAAAGCAGCGGATATTAATGAGTCACAAATCGAAACTCTGCAAAAATCAATTTCAGAGATTGATGCGCAAATCAGTCAGCTTATTAAAAAGCAACAGTCGATGTACAACGGCAACTGGGGTCAGTTGATGAGAGCCGGTAATGAAGAAAGTTATTTCGCT